AAATGGTCACACACTGGATTTGTGATCACTCGTGCGGCTGATACATATATGTCCAATTTCAGAACTGATTACTGTCTACCATCTGATCACGCGGCTATTCATTTCACGTCAAATATTGTCAGGCCAAGCCCCTCAAAAACTGTGAAACAACACCGAATATTAAAGAACATTGACCTGAATCGATTGAAGGATCTGGTTACGTCTGCTCATCAATCCAATCATTGGATGTCAACATGAATGTTCACGACTTGGCCGTTTTCTACCGTACTACGCTTACCAACGCACTAGATGAACTTGCCCCATTGAAAACCAAAGTCATGCGTGATAAACCACGAGCTCCATGCTCCGTCAGGGCATTGTATAATATTCATCTTAATGAATGTAAAGTTGCATACCATCGTAACCGTATGAGAATGCTGACTCTAGATCACTGTTTGCCATTGTTGATGAAATTGCAGGTGGTAAAAAGTCATCAGCGAATATTTTACCTGAAATGGAACTGACTTGATCCCAGATgcgtttgcagatttttttgttCGCAAAATCTCTTTGATTCGTTCGAGTCTCGTCAGCAGCAGCCCTTATGATGACGTTTCGACACCTTGTCAGTCAAAATTGTGAAGTTTACTCCATTGACCATAGCAGATGTTACTCGTGTTGTGAACCAGATGTCGACAAAAACGTCGGCAATTGATCCAATGCCTACTAGTCTAGTTAAGGATTGTATTGAGTCTTTAGCGCCGTTGTTGGCGAAGATTGTTAATGAGTCATTTTCGAGGGATACCTTTCCACAAGACTGTAAATCAGCCATAGTTAGACCTCTTATCAAGAAATCCGGTCTTTACCGAAACGAACTGAAAACTACCAACCAATATCTAACTGTCTGTTTCTGGATAAATTTATTGAGAAATGTGCGCATATACAGTTCACAAAATATCTTGGTGAGAACTCCTTGTTTGGCAGATTACAGTCCGCCTATCGTGAGGGCCATAGTACTGAGACGGCACTTCTCCGAGTGCATAACGATATTTATATGCTCTCTCTCAATAGGAGGGTTGATgttgttttaattttgcttgatCTGTCAGCTACGTTTGACACCATCGACCATGATATCCTGATCGAAAGACTGCGCCATAGGTTTGGTTTTGAGGGGCCAGTACTTGACTGGGTTAGATCGTTCATGGATGGAGGACGCAGCAGATCTCGATTGGTGGCTCGATGGTGTCAAACGCGCACATGCTAAAGTACGGTGTCccacagggggggggggttaatgcGGCCCTCTTTGTTCTCCTTGTACGTGTCTCCACTCGAAGACGTCATTGTCCGGCATGGACTTCAGACAGTAATTTTTGCTGATGACTCGCAACTGTATATCACGTGCGATTCCCCACGAGCTCTGTCACCGCTTCTATTTTGCGTGTGTGGACGAGATCCGTCATTGGATGCGAGCAAATTTGCTCGCACTCAATGACTCGAAGACCGAAATAATCTGGTTCTCGTCAAAGAACAGGAAAAGCGAAGTGCGGGGGCTGGCACCTGATAAACGGATTGGTGAAAGTTTTGTGAAACCATCTGATAAAGTCCGTGACCTTGTGTCATCCTAGATTCCGGTGCTACTTTATCACCACAAGTGGCTAGTGTGTGTTGTGCTGCATCACACGCCCTATGGAGAATAGGAAAAATCCGTAAGTTTTTGGACCAGCTAGCATTCTGCAGAAAAATTGGTTCACGCTTTCGTGACGTCTAGAATTGATTACTGTAACAGCTTACTTTTCGGTCTGCCtgattatgaataaataaattacagctCATACAGAATTCTGCTGCTCGCTGGTAGCCAGGATTAGGGTGAGGGATCGGTGTCACATGACTCCTGTCCTGCAGGCTCTTCACTGGCTGCCAGTGGAGCAGcgaattcaattcaaaattctttgtcagacatttaaaattattcattgtAATACAGCGCCGCGTTACCTCACTGAACTAATAAGTGTCAGGATGCCAATACTCGAAAACATGAGGAGCAATTCTAGTGTATCACTATTCAGCCAAAAATTAAGACCAATAAGAGTTATGGTGATAGAGATTTCTCAGTGTGTGCTCCTAAGCTGTGAATAAGCTACCAGAGGCCATTCGATCAACCaacatttttaataattttaaatcgcaggtcaaaacttacctttttaaagCAGCTTTTTAGACttttcactgacaaaattttttttgaattttaaattgttttacctttgtgtatatttttagaCTAGTGAAcaaatgtattgtatgtattttattttgttgtgtaactatttttcagattttaactGTACAGCGTATAGAGATGGTGTACTCTATGTTATACGCTTTAGAAGAataaatcattattattattattattattattattattatacctAAGCTCCTCTCGTGAATTATGTTGTAACTGAAATACTCTGGAACTCACTGCATACTACAAAGAATTATACTCTTGATCAACTCACTGTCCGTATACGTTTTAATTAACGCCTTCTTAAAGTCTGTATAAACAGATTATCTTAGACCCAAGGGTCTATGAGATTATGTGAAACTTGTTGATAACATAATTACTTTGTGTGCCTCAATCATAACagatataaaaaacaaaacatccaATGGCTTAATCGCTTTTattaaatattctaaatactattgataatatattttattttaacacaTACTGAAAGGGTGTATGCGACTAagtgtacataattaataatTGTAGAACAAAGTATATTTTGTGTATATGTTCAGTGCAGGGCACTAGTACTTCAGGACTTAGAGCATGTAGTGGTTACTTTAAAGGCAATTTCATGttctgatatgcaaatgatctgtTGTTAGGCACCTGTCTATTACTGTATGATTGCCACCGGACTGCCATATGACAGACAACAGTACCTCCATAACATTGTTGTGCTTGATACGTGCACTTGTGTATCAGTATGTATGCAGTCTTTACAGTGAGCTGTGTTGGATATTTTATCATGATATAGCGCACAGTCGTCACGAGGTTTTCTCGTAGCATTATGCTTATTATCATAATTGGAAAGTAATGTTAGTTTATAGTTTTTTAATCGGCGGACATCGATCACAGCCTTTACTGGTAATGAGTAGCGTTTCATGCAGTCATATTCTAGCGTATGACATTTAACTCAAATTGAATGGGTCGATATTAATATGTGGTTCGCTGAAACTTAGAGTACATAGGACTCTATTACTTTTATTTCTATCTCGGTTCTTAGAAATAATCCACTGGTACCGTAGGCGCATTGATTTCGGTTCCTGCGATTCTCATAATGTTTTCTCCTGGAATCTACTACACGTGTTTTTACCTTCATCGTCGGTCTGTTACATGCACAGCGCCGCCACAGTGGCACTGCTTGCCAACTTACAGACCTGCTTTGCCGATGTTGGTGGCGTTATGATATTGGGTGACATGATCTAGATTTGAAACATCCTGGAAAGTGCACTTGTGTTGACGATTTCAGCAATTGTCGCCTTTACTCCAAATGGAAACAGGACCTAATAAATCCAAACTGTCAAACGAGTCTGAGATAATGTATGATTGTTTGAGATATAGAAAACGTGTGTCACAATACACCCTAACCTTTAATGATTATGTGCACTTAAACACTGCACTGTAACTTTTGCATTGACTTGTTTGTGACACGAAGAATTATGCTTCAGTTGTCTTTGACAAGACATAGAATGGCCTTCAGTACTGAGATGCCGTACTcagttaaattattttttaccgtTGACACAAATCAATTCCTGGCCGTTGTATAAATCACGCTCAGACATTAAATGTCTGGAAATTTCGCGAAGACTCTATAAATAAAAAGTATAGTGATATTACCGCCTGCATTGAAGAGATAGCGTGCATTTCAACACTTTATGTGACATGTTATTAGGAAGTTTGTCCATGAGATAAATATTATGTATCACAATTGCAGTTGCTGACGTTTTTCACTTTTACATATTACATATGCATGAAATTAGGCATTGAATCCGTTGTCCAGAAGTACTTGGCATTGAATTGACTGACATACTCTCAAAATGTTTCTTCCATACCTCTGGTGTTGCCAGACTCTGTTTCTTCCTTAACCGCATGAGCACTGGCCTCAAGAGGATGATGTCGCAAGCCAATGTGGGACATGAAATATTAAGTATCACAATCGCGGTTGCTGATGTATTTGCAATTTTACATATGCATGAAATTTTTCTGAAGTGTGTTTCCGGGTGATTGTTGCATTGTTCAATGTAGTACAAAACAAGGGGAAGACAATTGGGTAGCATTCCGTATTATAATTCAACATTTAGTTTTCACTAAAGGTACGCTTAACATTCTCTGGCCGAAATGCTGTTTTCAGAATGAAATGGAAATATCACCTGGTAGTTCATCTCATTCGCTTTAACATGTTTGCTGATGTTGAAAGTGATGTAGTGAGTCTAACAGAAACTACTTAAAAGCTAAATCTTATATTAATGGACAATATAAACGTCACTACTGAAACGATTTCATATATACTGACACCAACTGTCAGCGAATACACaaaattgatatacatgtatgtatttatgattGACGCGATTTCGATGAATAATCAAATGCATATTGTTATAATTTACTCAGTCCTGTCTTTTTTACTTGAAAACAATCGCAAAACTTACGAAAGGGTAGGTCAAtttatatgtattatatatatatatatatatatatatatatatatatatatatatatatatatagatagatatatatatatatatacaatgatGCAGACTCATCTGTGCAGACATACTATACTCTTgtagctaaatactttgtactgcacgGGAGAATTATTTCTCTATCCAGAGCTTTCGACAACTATCCAGCCGTCTTTATCAATGGTGTTGATTAGCACCACTGCGCATGCGTGATCTTAAAATATTATCCCAGATTCGAGGAAGTTGATACCGTCCGCCATCCCGATTCAACGTTTGTTTATGTGTTCTTATGTATATCGCTTCCTTAATACCTCTCTTGAACCGATCCGGCTCCCAATccaagattttcacattttctaccgTGGAAGTATGACCCGGGGTATAATTGTGAATATGAAACCAACGCTGAATCGGGATGGCGGACGGTATCAACTTCCCGAatctgtgataatattttaagatcacgcatgcgcagtggtgctaatcaacaccattgataaagacggctggatagttgtcgaaagctctggatagagaaataattctcccgtgcagtacaaagtatttagctacaagaatatatatatatatatatatatatatatatatatatatatatatatatatatatatatatatatatatatatatatatatatattacagtgctcgatgctaaaagaAGAGATCTACGTATaaagggggacctgaaaatatttcggttccatataaatatctatatttTCAGCTTTCATAGTATGGTAGGTAATGCAATGAATAATGAAAAACATTCTATCGCATCCAAtagttctaatgttagtaataattaaaaaaatttaggaccattttgtcgcattttatgacctttattgcaaaaaaaatataaaactgcaTGAATGCCATGATCTTTTCATTAGAAAAAACAACAAGTAAGCCTTGTAACAGGGCAAAAGCTGcagctgttgataatattttataaacatttctatgcaatatatgaAATACAGTTTTTTGCCGTCTCTCTACATCATGCTGAAACACGTAATATTAGGTTTTTGGAATAAAcctttctttttctgttttagCATTGCTGAAATTCAGAGTCTCGACCAATTCTATGGTGGTTGAAAAGGGTACACACCTCGATATATAACGTGAAGAGAGGAAACGACCTCTTTATCTTGACTCTGTTGAGGACTAGTTTCACCTTGTAATAATATGCAGCGACGTCTCTCACAGTATAAATTCTCTGAACTCATTAgattcaaaaaacaaattgataaaAACTGTGCTCCTTATTTGCAATATTTGCGGTTTAAGATAGAACAACTTTCTGAATGAGTTGTAGAGTGTGTAATGATAGAAAGACGTTCTTATTCCTTTTTTATTATTctgaaagttcaaagttcattctTTACGGAAGTGAAACCCTGCCCTTATTAGTTTTTTatattatttgcaaattctgtaCTGAGGGTCGGTGGACTTAAATGCTTTTAAAACACAAATttataattattataaaatggaATCATCAGTTTGTGATTGCGATACACATCAAAATCAGTCTTCCAATGCGTCATAGAGATGAAATGATAAGGTATTTATGTGAAATGTCCGGGGATCGTACTTTGTATAACGAAATCATTTCAATATACTCGTGAAAACAGAATATATAGCATACGTGAAAGTATCAATCTATTGTTTTACTGTAAATCAACCATGGGAATGCATGAATTCATCGTTTACGAAAACATCAAATCTTGGAAGTAAAATAACTTGACGCCTAGACCTTGAAACTGAACTATTGAAAAAGAACACtaaaaacttacaaaattaaAGCCTGAATACTCAAAACATCACTctgaataaattgataaaaGTTTCTATACAACAAATATAGTTCAAGGATATATCAGTCAAAGACAATAAAAAACAACGGCAACAAACACTGACGCcatacagaaagaaaacaagATAGCTCTAACTATTGATCTTTTGTTTGAAGGAAAGCTAGAATACTGGTCAATGTATAGTAGAAATTTCTAAGGTTCCCGCAGCCGCTTGCCTACAAAACAAGGTGATCGTAGAGTGACCAGTCTGCTtgaaccctttgagcgccaaagtcaatttttgttgtttatagAGTATACCCCaatttttttaggtttttgccaaaattttaataacAAACTGGAGCCAATGAAATGTCATGTCCATCTGgtccattattatcaaaatataacagaaaaattcataaaaattggtaaaatgttgcattcaaattttggtgggaaaaattacagagctcaaagggttaaactagtGGATGTGATTGCCTATAGTGTTGCAGAAACGAGCTGTGAAAGGAATGGATTTCCCGTTACATAGAGTCCGTGGCTAGCACCCACGCTAAATTTTAGTGTCAACGGTAGAGATGTTAAAAATACTTTAAGGGCGCATGAGGCTGTAAACATTTTATGTTCATATGATTTTAATCTTTCTGTCAGCAATTTATATGATTTGATCCAGAATTAAATTGTCATGAGTATTAAAGCTAGCCATTGCTCATAAGAATCTTTTCGACAAGTGTCCCTCCCGGAAAATCCATCACCACAGTCCCCCACTTCTTCTTACCAGGGTTGCTGTCGATAAATTCCATTAGCTTTGAGTTGATTCGATCTGCAACTTCGTATCCAAAGATCCTTTTGCCACTGCCACTAGTGAACGTTAAAAACATTCGATTACTCCGGTCTTCACTGGCGTCATTCAAATGATTCCTTATCGAGTCCCACTTTGCATTGATTTCGCTTGGCTTAAGCGCAAGTATGTTCGAGTGGTCAGCAATTTCAGCATCGCTGTAATTTATCCCAACCTGTCCGTTGGCAAAATCGTCCAGAAAAACAATCTTGCCACGTGCTTCTCCAAGATTCGGTATTGCATTGGTTGTCCAGAAGTATTTGGAATTGTATCCACTGATATACTCTCTAAATGTTTCTTCCATAGTTCTGGTGTTACGAGACTCCGTGTGTTCCTTCTTAATATGCATGAGCACAACCTCACGTGGGTGATTTCTCAAGAAGTCAGTGACTTTTCGGAGAACACCGTTCAAATTAAAGTGCTGGTAATACACGCCATGGTGAATTGTAAGTAAGTCGTGAAAATGTCTGCAGCGTATGTCGAGAAAACGTATTCCGGCCTCTAGTTGGATGTGCAGTGGCCACGATTGGCATTGAGCTAAGTGCCCGCCATACCCGTAATAAGTCATAGTATGATGAGTACCAGGAATGGAAAGGCTCGCCAGAGATATATCGTCATTCAAGTTTGACATCCAGTCTGGATAACTGATTCCAGCAGTCTTTCCTGTATTATAGTCTGGTCTCAATGGTACACCGTCAGCGCCGCCCTTGCAGCAACCTATAGCTAAGTATATCATATGTATCAATAGAGTATGTCTCGCCATCATCTTTCCGAACGTCCTAATGATTGTTCTGACAACTGCAATATACTAAGTAACGGTCTTTTGGCATTTTCAGACCCGACAAGAAATGATAGGTATGATTTCTGTACTTTATAGTAGAGTATGATGCGCAAACGCCATGGGCACTACATCAGTACTTAGTGGAGTTTCCTGAAGCGAAGTGCCATCAGGTTATCTGTTTATGACTTCGTGAGAATCTCATAAACTATGACGCAGTCTAAATCCCACGCGTCATTGTTAGGACACACAGGTCTTGATCATCACTCTCTCGTAAACTGTATTACCACCCACACAGAAAATTAACTTCTGTACCACGATACAACACAGCACATTATGTAGTTCGCGAGTGCCACGTTAGGGTCACAAACACACCCTGAGCACGAGCAGAGTTTCAGAAAAGTTATTTGTCCCATGAACTACTGCATTTCTTCACTGGCAGCTGTGTACTTTGGTTTGTCGACGATTTCTCTAATTCTCAATTTACGCTTTCAACAATGAACGCTTTCACCAATGAGTGGACAAGGGCAGCCGTAAAGCCGTTCATAGACAAGGTATTTGCGCGTGGGCAAATTTGTTTCTGTGTCAGGGGACGTGGTACTGGTGGGCGGGTACTTGTTCAGTGGGCTACCTGAAAAGGGCCGAGTTGGCGggaatatttcattattttcgtcAGTTTTTAAGTGGGGAGAAGAAAGCATGCGATCAAGAGATCTAAGCTGATACTTTTGAAGTTGAGGAGGAAAATGGTGAGATTTCTTGGTGGGGAGTGTGGAGAAATCTTGTCGGGggcatttttcaaaatcttgcgaGAGGACTGGTACGAACACGTATTATTCCCCATCCCACTTTTAATAATTACTAAAATATGTTCGAAATACATATTTACAGATTAAAACACCCACGgttacaatttctcaaaattaacTGGTGGGTTTCCCTATAGTGGTTGTGGAGCAGCGTAACATGCGTATGCTGACGGGTcatttataaataaagttttattcCAAGCTGCACCACGCAGTGAAACCTATTCgcaaaaaaacctaaaaacaaaacaaaacaaaacaaaacaaaacaaaaacaaaactaaaccGAAAGAATATGAATAGGATGCAAAAAATCTTGACTACCTTTCT
This DNA window, taken from Ptychodera flava strain L36383 chromosome 4, AS_Pfla_20210202, whole genome shotgun sequence, encodes the following:
- the LOC139132128 gene encoding 1-phosphatidylinositol phosphodiesterase-like, which encodes MHIKKEHTESRNTRTMEETFREYISGYNSKYFWTTNAIPNLGEARGKIVFLDDFANGQVGINYSDAEIADHSNILALKPSEINAKWDSIRNHLNDASEDRSNRMFLTFTSGSGKRIFGYEVADRINSKLMEFIDSNPGKKKWGTVVMDFPGGTLVEKILMSNG